The DNA region TTTTTGATACCTACCATCTCTTATTATCGGCGATAGTTTTTAGCTTCGTTATCCGGTTCATCTCGTGAGTAAACTTTTGATAGCTGAGGTATACCTCATGATCTCAGATAGTCTGCCTGGCAAACTGGGTTTCGTTTCATAGATCAAAAACTGAAAGAATCACCTTACTATTACTTTAAGAGTTTTGGCAAGAAAAATCTACATGGCTGAAAAGAGTGTTAGAAAACTACCTTGCAGAGAGGCTGCAAGAAATACACTTATCGTAATTATCTTTGAAACATTAAATTTGTTACATGGTAAGATTAGTAATAGATATTCCAAATACTAAAAGTATCCTGGTTAAACAAATACTTAGAGGGCTTGGCATAACTATTCAGCAAGAAAATAAACCGCAACCTTCATCCTATAAAAAGAAAATATCTCAGGTTTCAATCTGGACGGACGAAGACCTGAAAGCTTTTGACGAGGGCAAAAATGCATTTGAAAATTTCACTCGATCAGAGTCGTAATGGATTACATTCCCCTACGCCGACCGCGTAGCTTTCTCAATATCATTCCACATTTCATCCGGGATCATTTCAAGCCCGCTGAACTGGCCGGCACCCTGCAGCCACTCGCCGCCATCGATGGTAATTACCTCACCGTTAATATACCCTGAAAAATCAGAAACAAGAAAGGCGGCCAGATTTACCAATTCCTGGTGCTCTCCTACCCGTTTCAGGGGCACCCGGTTTTTAAAATCAAACTTTTGGGCCATATCTCCGGGCAGCAACCTTTCCCATGCACCTTTAGTGGGAAATGGCCCCGGCGCGATGGCATTGGCGCGGATGCCATGCCTGCCCCACTCCACGGCTAACGATCTGGTCATAGCCAGCACTCCCCCCTTTGCACAGGCCGAAGGCACAACATAAGCTGAGCCTGTAAAGGCATAGGTGGTTATAATATTCAGGATATTACCCGGCATTTGCTCTTTGATCCAATATTTGCCCAAAGCCAGCGAACAATTGGCCGAACCTTTCAAAACAATATCAATTATAGCTGAGAATGCATTGGCCGACAAACGCTCGGTAGGTGAAATAAAATTACCCGCAGCATTATTCAACAGTACGTCAACCTGTCCAAATGTTTCAACGGCTTGTTGCAGCATTGCTTCAACCTCCTCATATTTCCGCACATCGCAGGCTATTGGCAATACTTTGCCCCCGGTTTCGGCTTGCATTTGGGCGGCGGTTTGTTGCAATACATCCAGCTTACGACTGGTAATTACCAGATTAGCGCCCAAATGCAAAAAGTAAGTCCCCATGGCCTTACCTAAACCTGTTCCGCCGCCGGTCACAATAATGGTTTTACCTTTCAGAGCGTCATCCCTTAACATTCCACCGTTTTTTGCGGGATTAGGGTTTGCAGCATCATTTGAAGTTGTCGGATCAGTCATCGTCAGTTATTTAACAGCTGTATTTTTTGATTTTAAATTTTGGATCATCATTTGCAGGCCTTGCCTGGTTTCGGGTGCCCACCATTGCTTCAGCATTTTATTTAGGGG from Mucilaginibacter sp. SJ includes:
- a CDS encoding SDR family oxidoreductase, giving the protein MTDPTTSNDAANPNPAKNGGMLRDDALKGKTIIVTGGGTGLGKAMGTYFLHLGANLVITSRKLDVLQQTAAQMQAETGGKVLPIACDVRKYEEVEAMLQQAVETFGQVDVLLNNAAGNFISPTERLSANAFSAIIDIVLKGSANCSLALGKYWIKEQMPGNILNIITTYAFTGSAYVVPSACAKGGVLAMTRSLAVEWGRHGIRANAIAPGPFPTKGAWERLLPGDMAQKFDFKNRVPLKRVGEHQELVNLAAFLVSDFSGYINGEVITIDGGEWLQGAGQFSGLEMIPDEMWNDIEKATRSA